TCAAGTGATTTACGATGAGAAGGCAGTCTCACTCAGAGGAATTCTGCTCTATTATTTCCGAGTCATCGATCCCCTGTCTGTTAACCAGCAGGGAAATGATAGTGGTCGCCAATATCGAACTGGGATTTATTATCAAGATGAAGCAGATTCACCAGCTATCTACACTGTGGTACAGGAGCAGGAGCGCATGCTGGGTCGAAAGATTGCAGTAGAGGTGGAGAAACTTCGCCACTACATTTTGGCTGAAGATTACCACCAAGACTATCTTAAGAAAAATCCTTCAGGTTACTGTCATATCGATGTGACCGATGCTGATAAACCATTGATTGATGCCTCTAACTATGAAAAGCCTAGTCAAGAGGTGTTAAAGGGCAGTTTGTCTGAAGAATCCTATCGTGTTACCCAAGAAGCTGCTACAGAGGCTCCATTTACCAATGCCTATGACCAAACCTTTGAAGAGGGAATTTATGTAGACATTACGACGGGTGAGCCACTATTTTTTGCCAAGGATAAGTTTGCCTCAGATTGTGGTTGGCCAAGTTTTAGCCATCCGATTTCAAAAGAGTTGATTCACTATTACAAGGACCTGAGTCATGGAATGGAGCGAATTGAGGTTCGTTCTCGATCAGGAAATGCTCACTTGGGTCATGTTTTCACAGATGGACCGCGTGAGTTAGGTAGTCTCCGTTACTGTATCAATTCTGCCTCTCTGCGCTTTGTGGCCAAGGATGAGATGGAAGAAGCAGGATATGGCTATCTACTGCCATATTTAAACAAATAAAATTGAGAGGGTGGGAGCTTCCCACTTTCTTCATTTCCAGAATAAGAATAGAAGGGATTTATGAAACACCTATTATCTTACTTCAAACCTTACATCAAGGAATCAATTTTAGCACCCTTGTTCAAGCTACTAGAAGCTGTGTTTGAGCTCTTAGTTCCTATGGTGATTGCTGGGATTGTTGACCAATCCTTGCCCCAGAAAAATCAAGGTCATCTCTGGATGCAGATT
Above is a genomic segment from Streptococcus sp. SN-1 containing:
- the msrB gene encoding peptide-methionine (R)-S-oxide reductase MsrB; the encoded protein is MAEIYLAGGCFWGLEEYFSRISGVLATSVGYANGQVETTNYQLLKETDHAETVQVIYDEKAVSLRGILLYYFRVIDPLSVNQQGNDSGRQYRTGIYYQDEADSPAIYTVVQEQERMLGRKIAVEVEKLRHYILAEDYHQDYLKKNPSGYCHIDVTDADKPLIDASNYEKPSQEVLKGSLSEESYRVTQEAATEAPFTNAYDQTFEEGIYVDITTGEPLFFAKDKFASDCGWPSFSHPISKELIHYYKDLSHGMERIEVRSRSGNAHLGHVFTDGPRELGSLRYCINSASLRFVAKDEMEEAGYGYLLPYLNK